The following proteins come from a genomic window of Oricola thermophila:
- the rpsD gene encoding 30S ribosomal protein S4 produces the protein MSKRESSKYKIDRRMGENIWGRPKSPVNRREYGPGQHGQRRKGKLSDFGVQLRAKQKLKGYYGDISEKQFRKTYDEAARRKGDTPELLIGLLESRLDAIVYRAKFVPTIFAARQFVNHGHVMVNGKRVNIPSYRCRAGDVIEVREKSKQLALVIEATQLAERDVPDYLEVDHNKMVATYVRVPGLADVPYPVQMEPNLVVEFYSR, from the coding sequence ATGAGCAAGCGCGAATCGTCCAAATACAAGATTGACCGCCGCATGGGCGAAAACATCTGGGGTCGTCCGAAGTCCCCGGTGAACCGCCGCGAATACGGCCCGGGCCAGCACGGCCAGCGCCGCAAGGGCAAGCTGTCCGACTTCGGTGTGCAGCTTCGCGCCAAGCAGAAGCTGAAGGGCTACTACGGCGACATCTCCGAGAAGCAGTTCCGCAAGACCTACGACGAAGCCGCGCGCCGCAAGGGCGACACGCCGGAGCTTCTGATCGGCCTGCTGGAAAGCCGCCTCGATGCCATCGTCTACCGTGCCAAGTTCGTTCCGACGATCTTCGCGGCTCGCCAGTTCGTCAACCATGGTCACGTCATGGTCAACGGCAAGCGCGTGAACATCCCCTCCTATCGTTGCCGCGCCGGCGACGTTATCGAGGTGCGCGAAAAGTCCAAGCAGCTCGCGCTGGTGATCGAGGCAACGCAGCTCGCCGAGCGTGACGTGCCGGATTATCTCGAAGTCGACCACAACAAGATGGTTGCGACCTATGTGCGCGTTCCGGGACTGGCCGATGTGCCTTACCCGGTGCAGATGGAACCGAACCTCGTGGTCGAGTTCTACTCGCGCTAA